One Nitrospira sp. DNA window includes the following coding sequences:
- a CDS encoding ATP-grasp domain-containing protein yields MRRLRILVLMHEDLVPPDDLNGQDLAKAEWKTEYDVVSTLRKLGHEVRPLGVKSDLGVIRTAIEEWHPHIAFNLLEEFDGVAIYDQNVVSYLELLHMPYTGCNPRGLMLARDKALTKKVLSFHRIPYPDFMVVPQGRSLKRPKSLEFPLIVKSISEEASLGISQASIVEDDDKLKERVAFIHQSVGTGALIEQYIAGREFYVGVMGNGHLQVLPVWELIMDKLPEDAKRIATQRVKWSRKYQEKYGIRSEQAKNLPDGKAQEIQHLAKRVYRALGLSGYARIDLRMDAAGQVYVLEANPNPQIAHDEDFADSAEKAHYRYKDLLQELLNVGLRWQPAKAA; encoded by the coding sequence ATGAGACGGCTTAGGATTCTGGTTCTGATGCATGAGGATCTGGTTCCGCCGGATGACCTGAACGGCCAGGACCTCGCCAAGGCCGAGTGGAAGACCGAGTACGATGTGGTCTCGACCCTGAGGAAGCTGGGCCATGAGGTGCGGCCGCTCGGGGTGAAAAGCGATTTAGGTGTCATTCGGACGGCGATTGAAGAATGGCATCCGCACATTGCCTTCAACCTGTTGGAGGAATTCGACGGGGTCGCGATTTATGACCAGAATGTCGTGTCGTATCTGGAGCTGCTGCACATGCCCTATACCGGCTGCAATCCGCGCGGGCTGATGCTGGCGCGGGATAAGGCTTTGACGAAGAAGGTGCTCTCTTTCCATCGGATTCCCTATCCCGATTTCATGGTCGTGCCGCAAGGCCGGAGCCTGAAGCGTCCAAAGAGCTTGGAATTTCCGCTGATCGTGAAATCGATCAGCGAGGAAGCGTCCCTCGGGATTTCGCAAGCGTCGATCGTCGAAGACGATGACAAGCTCAAAGAACGGGTGGCGTTTATTCACCAGAGCGTCGGCACCGGAGCCTTGATCGAACAGTATATCGCGGGGCGTGAATTCTATGTGGGAGTGATGGGCAACGGGCATTTGCAAGTCCTGCCGGTATGGGAACTCATCATGGACAAGCTGCCGGAGGATGCCAAGCGGATCGCCACGCAGCGGGTGAAGTGGAGCCGGAAATATCAGGAGAAATACGGGATTCGTTCAGAGCAGGCGAAGAATCTTCCTGATGGGAAGGCGCAGGAAATCCAGCATCTGGCGAAGCGTGTCTACCGCGCTCTTGGGCTCAGCGGCTATGCGCGGATTGACCTGCGCATGGATGCCGCCGGCCAGGTCTATGTTCTGGAGGCGAATCCCAACCCGCAGATTGCCCATGACGAAGATTTCGCCGACTCCGCGGAAAAAGCCCACTACCGCTACAAGGATCTGCTCCAGGAACTCCTCAACGTCGGGCTTCGCTGGCAGCCAGCCAAGGCGGCGTAG